In Streptomyces sp. NBC_00414, a single window of DNA contains:
- a CDS encoding antibiotic biosynthesis monooxygenase family protein yields the protein MTDHEPDAKEAGAVTFVNTFTVHAEPEVFEKEFARTSEFMARQPGFVRHTLSRHAERPGQYVNVAEWRDAASFRAAVSHADFQPHAGALRALSESRPELYLARLRRDGGTSPEGPALDGPAAERPVADGPAVAGSGT from the coding sequence ATGACGGATCACGAGCCAGACGCCAAGGAGGCCGGCGCCGTGACCTTCGTGAACACCTTCACCGTGCACGCCGAACCCGAGGTGTTCGAGAAGGAGTTCGCGCGGACGTCCGAGTTCATGGCACGGCAGCCGGGCTTCGTCCGGCACACACTCTCCCGGCACGCGGAGCGGCCCGGCCAGTACGTCAACGTCGCCGAGTGGAGGGACGCCGCCTCGTTCCGCGCGGCCGTCTCGCACGCCGACTTCCAGCCGCACGCCGGTGCGCTGCGCGCCCTGAGCGAAAGTCGGCCGGAACTCTATCTGGCACGGCTGCGCCGCGACGGCGGTACGTCTCCCGAGGGCCCGGCGCTCGACGGTCCGGCGGCCGAGCGTCCAGTGGCCGACGGTCCGGCCGTCGCGGGGAGCGGGACATGA
- a CDS encoding beta-ketoacyl-[acyl-carrier-protein] synthase family protein produces the protein MTARRVVITGLGVIAPGGIGTKAFWERIVSGVSATRTITAFDPAPFRSRMAAECDFDGARHGLSARDTARLDRASQFALVAAREAIADSGVEIDASNAHRTGVSLGSAVGCTLKLEEEYVARSDGGKQWLVDHAAGTPYLYDYFVPSSMAAEVAWEAGAEGPAALVSAGCTSGLDSLGHAVELIREGSADIMIAGGSDAPIAPITVACFDAIKATSPRNDTPDHASRPFDRTRSGFVLGEGAAVLVLEERESALRRGAQVYAEIAGFAARANAHHMTGLRPDGLEMAAAITGALDDARIDREAVGYVNAHGTATRQNDIHETAAIKHSLGEHAHRVPVSSIKAVIGHSLGAVGSIEAAASALVIRHGVIPPTAGLHEPDPQLDLDYVPLTARDQPTDTVLTVGSGFGGFQSAMVLTASEGRRP, from the coding sequence ATGACCGCCCGACGGGTGGTGATCACCGGACTCGGAGTCATCGCCCCGGGCGGCATCGGCACGAAGGCCTTCTGGGAACGCATCGTCTCCGGCGTCTCCGCGACCAGGACCATCACGGCCTTCGACCCGGCGCCGTTCCGCTCCCGGATGGCCGCCGAGTGCGACTTCGACGGAGCCCGTCACGGCCTTTCGGCCCGGGACACCGCCCGGCTGGACCGCGCCTCCCAGTTCGCCCTGGTCGCCGCCCGCGAGGCGATCGCCGACAGCGGCGTCGAGATCGACGCGAGCAACGCGCACCGGACCGGCGTCAGCCTCGGCTCCGCCGTCGGCTGCACGCTGAAACTGGAGGAGGAGTACGTCGCGCGCAGCGACGGCGGCAAGCAGTGGCTGGTCGACCACGCGGCGGGCACCCCGTACCTGTACGACTACTTCGTGCCCAGCTCGATGGCCGCGGAGGTCGCCTGGGAGGCCGGCGCAGAGGGCCCGGCCGCACTCGTCTCGGCGGGCTGCACCTCCGGCCTCGACTCCCTCGGGCACGCCGTCGAACTCATCCGTGAGGGCAGTGCCGACATCATGATCGCCGGGGGCAGCGACGCCCCCATCGCGCCGATCACCGTGGCCTGCTTCGACGCCATCAAGGCCACCTCGCCGCGCAACGACACCCCGGACCACGCCTCCAGGCCCTTCGACCGGACCCGCAGCGGCTTCGTCCTGGGCGAGGGCGCCGCGGTCCTCGTACTGGAGGAGCGGGAGTCGGCCCTGCGGCGCGGCGCGCAGGTGTACGCCGAGATCGCCGGGTTCGCCGCGCGCGCCAACGCCCACCACATGACCGGGCTGCGCCCCGACGGCCTGGAGATGGCCGCCGCCATCACCGGAGCGCTCGACGACGCCCGCATCGACCGCGAGGCCGTCGGCTACGTCAACGCGCACGGTACGGCCACCCGGCAGAACGACATCCACGAGACGGCCGCCATCAAGCACAGCCTGGGCGAGCACGCCCACCGGGTCCCGGTCAGCTCCATCAAGGCGGTCATCGGCCACTCGCTGGGTGCGGTCGGCTCCATCGAGGCCGCCGCCTCCGCCCTGGTGATCCGGCACGGCGTGATACCCCCCACCGCGGGCCTGCACGAGCCGGACCCCCAACTCGACCTCGACTACGTGCCGTTGACCGCCCGCGACCAGCCCACCGACACCGTACTGACGGTGGGCAGCGGCTTCGGCGGCTTCCAGAGCGCGATGGTGCTCACCGCATCGGAAGGCAGGCGCCCATGA
- a CDS encoding ketosynthase chain-length factor has product MTTVPMTAGPRTTASGTARAVVTGVGVLAPNGIGAEEYWSATLRGESGIGRITRFDPSSYPSRLAGEITDFSVRDHVPSRLVPQTDRTTQFALAGSDRALADAGLSAESLPADERGVVTASASGGFEFGQRELGHLWGKDPKHVSAYMSFAWFYAVNSGQVSIRHDLRGPTGVLVTDQAGGLDAVAQARRRIRKGTPLMLTGGMDASLCPYGLAAQISAGILSESEDPTRAYLPFDAAANGHVPGEGGAILTLEDAERARQRGARVYGEISGYAATFDPRPGSGRPSNLERAVRGALADAGLRAEDIAFVLADGAGEPEPDRVEAQALTAVFGPGGVPVTVPKTMTGRLYSGAAPLDLVTALFGLRDGVVPPTVHVEETTGHDIDLVTGAPRPVTGDAALVLARGRGGFNSAMVVRGP; this is encoded by the coding sequence ATGACCACCGTGCCCATGACCGCCGGGCCGAGGACCACGGCGTCCGGGACCGCCAGGGCCGTGGTCACCGGAGTAGGCGTGCTCGCGCCCAACGGGATCGGGGCCGAGGAGTACTGGTCGGCGACCCTGCGCGGGGAGAGCGGCATCGGTCGCATCACCCGCTTCGACCCCTCCTCGTACCCCTCCCGGCTGGCCGGCGAGATCACCGACTTCTCGGTGCGCGACCACGTCCCCAGCCGTCTCGTGCCGCAGACCGACCGCACCACGCAGTTCGCCCTCGCGGGCTCCGACCGGGCGCTCGCGGACGCCGGGCTGAGCGCCGAGAGCCTGCCCGCGGACGAGCGCGGGGTGGTGACCGCCAGCGCCTCCGGCGGGTTCGAGTTCGGCCAGCGCGAACTGGGCCACCTGTGGGGCAAGGACCCCAAGCACGTCAGCGCGTACATGTCCTTCGCCTGGTTCTACGCGGTCAACTCGGGCCAGGTGTCCATCCGGCACGATCTGCGCGGGCCCACCGGAGTCCTCGTCACCGACCAGGCGGGCGGACTCGACGCGGTCGCGCAGGCCAGGCGCCGTATCCGCAAGGGCACTCCGCTGATGCTGACGGGCGGCATGGACGCCTCGCTGTGTCCGTACGGCCTCGCCGCGCAGATCTCCGCCGGGATCCTCAGCGAGAGCGAGGACCCGACCCGCGCCTATCTGCCCTTCGACGCCGCCGCCAACGGGCATGTGCCGGGCGAGGGCGGGGCGATCCTCACCCTGGAGGACGCGGAGCGGGCCCGGCAGCGCGGGGCGCGCGTGTACGGGGAGATCAGCGGGTACGCCGCCACCTTCGACCCCCGCCCTGGCTCGGGCCGGCCGTCCAACCTGGAGCGGGCCGTCCGGGGAGCGCTGGCCGACGCCGGTCTGCGCGCCGAGGACATCGCGTTCGTCCTCGCGGACGGCGCCGGTGAACCGGAACCCGACCGCGTCGAGGCACAGGCCCTGACCGCGGTCTTCGGGCCCGGCGGTGTACCGGTCACGGTCCCCAAGACCATGACGGGACGCCTCTACTCGGGCGCCGCACCGCTGGACCTGGTCACGGCCCTGTTCGGCCTGCGGGACGGCGTGGTCCCGCCGACGGTCCACGTCGAGGAGACGACGGGCCACGACATCGACCTGGTGACCGGTGCTCCCCGCCCCGTCACGGGGGACGCCGCGCTGGTACTGGCGCGGGGCCGCGGGGGCTTCAACAGCGCCATGGTCGTACGCGGCCCGTAG
- a CDS encoding acyl carrier protein: protein MSAFTTDDLFKIMRECAGEEEAVDLSSAAADQEFALLGYDSLALMEAISRVERGYGITLPEETLGDALTPAAFVAAVNTAIADRMPAAGAA from the coding sequence ATGTCCGCTTTCACCACCGACGACCTGTTCAAGATCATGCGTGAGTGCGCAGGCGAGGAGGAGGCCGTCGACCTGTCGAGCGCCGCCGCGGACCAGGAGTTCGCCCTGCTCGGCTACGACTCGCTGGCCCTCATGGAGGCGATCAGCAGGGTGGAGCGCGGCTACGGGATCACGCTGCCCGAGGAGACTCTCGGCGACGCGCTGACCCCCGCGGCGTTCGTCGCCGCCGTGAACACCGCGATCGCCGACCGTATGCCCGCGGCGGGGGCCGCCTGA
- a CDS encoding ketoacyl-ACP synthase III family protein: MTEAGPGAQGAPAAEVPAPDIRIAGCAVWLPPRTPVADAVAAGLCDEALARTTGMLSVAVAQDEPAPEMAARAARTALERSGFRRPGSDGAPGSGDVSGAVAPGSGDVSLILHASFFYQGHDLWAPASYVQRTAVGNQCPAIEVGQVSNGGMAGLGLAVDHLRAGPAAGEPDRRVLLTTGDAFRPPGFDRWRSDSGTFYGDGGTALVLSSREGFARIRGLATVSVPELEGMHRGDDPFGHAPFGHRPVVDLDACKKDFLATHRVPQVIAASGAAQDLAVERALAAAGVTLADVDRFVLPHLGRKRLRAGHLARFGIAEERTTWEWSRGIGHLGAGDQIAGFDHLVGSGSLGAGDLVVWMSVGAGFTYSCAVVEMLERPHWAATTSTAPPPTSAGDAA, encoded by the coding sequence ATGACCGAGGCGGGCCCCGGCGCCCAGGGAGCTCCCGCCGCGGAGGTCCCGGCGCCGGACATCCGGATCGCGGGGTGCGCGGTCTGGCTGCCGCCCCGCACCCCGGTCGCGGACGCCGTCGCGGCCGGACTGTGCGACGAGGCCCTGGCCAGGACCACCGGCATGCTGTCGGTGGCCGTGGCGCAGGACGAGCCGGCGCCCGAGATGGCGGCCCGCGCGGCCCGGACCGCCCTTGAGCGGTCCGGCTTCCGGCGGCCCGGCTCCGACGGCGCTCCCGGCTCCGGCGATGTCTCCGGAGCCGTCGCTCCCGGCTCCGGCGACGTGTCGCTGATCCTGCACGCCAGCTTCTTCTACCAGGGCCACGACCTGTGGGCGCCCGCCTCGTACGTCCAGCGCACCGCCGTCGGCAACCAGTGCCCCGCGATCGAGGTCGGCCAGGTCTCCAACGGAGGCATGGCCGGGCTCGGGCTCGCGGTCGACCACCTGCGGGCGGGGCCGGCGGCCGGGGAGCCCGACCGGCGGGTCCTGCTGACGACCGGTGACGCCTTCCGCCCGCCCGGCTTCGACCGCTGGCGCAGCGACTCGGGCACCTTCTACGGGGACGGGGGCACCGCCCTCGTCCTGTCCTCGCGGGAGGGCTTCGCCCGGATCCGTGGCCTGGCCACCGTCTCCGTGCCGGAGCTGGAGGGGATGCACCGCGGTGACGACCCGTTCGGCCACGCCCCGTTCGGCCACCGGCCGGTCGTCGACCTGGACGCCTGCAAGAAGGACTTCCTCGCCACCCACCGGGTGCCTCAGGTGATCGCGGCGAGCGGGGCCGCGCAGGACCTGGCCGTCGAGCGGGCCCTCGCCGCCGCGGGCGTCACGCTCGCCGACGTCGACCGCTTCGTCCTTCCCCACCTGGGCCGCAAGCGGCTGCGGGCCGGGCACCTCGCCCGGTTCGGGATCGCGGAGGAGCGCACCACCTGGGAGTGGAGCCGCGGCATCGGGCACCTCGGCGCCGGCGACCAGATCGCCGGGTTCGACCACCTGGTCGGCTCCGGGAGCCTGGGCGCCGGGGACCTCGTCGTGTGGATGAGCGTGGGCGCCGGGTTCACCTACTCCTGCGCGGTCGTCGAAATGCTGGAACGCCCTCACTGGGCGGCCACGACATCCACGGCACCACCCCCGACCTCCGCAGGAGACGCCGCATGA